In Massilia antarctica, the following are encoded in one genomic region:
- the dbpA gene encoding ATP-dependent RNA helicase DbpA, which yields MNPNAFATLPLTATFLANLDSLGYREMTDIQTKSLPHVLDGRDLIAQAKTGSGKTAAFGIGILHKLNPAWFAVQGLVLCPTRELADQVANELRRLARGEGNIKVLTLTGGAPMRPQIASLEHGAHIVVGTPGRIRDHLGRGSIDLSKVQTLVLDEADRMTDMGFYDEIAGIVSACPSRRQTLLFSATYPDDIRRATESFLRNPVEVVVEAQHSGDQIEQRFYEVGFDNRDQAVGRLLKHFKPVSALAFCNTKVHCRELADELRAQGFSALALYGELEQRERDEILVLFSNRSCSVLVATDVAARGLDIANLGAVINADVSKDTEVHIHRVGRTGRAGESGLALTLCAPNEKKWVKLIEQYQHAPVSWHPLAELADDGEAAAPAPMVTLVIMGGKKDKLRPGDLLGALTGDAGLTKEQVGKINVFEFMTYVALDRHVAEQAFQRLNLGNKLGRDFGNIKGRSFKMRFIDA from the coding sequence ATGAATCCAAACGCCTTCGCCACCCTGCCGCTCACCGCCACCTTCCTGGCCAACCTGGACTCGCTCGGCTATCGCGAGATGACCGATATCCAGACCAAGAGCCTGCCGCACGTGCTCGACGGGCGCGACCTGATCGCCCAGGCCAAGACCGGCAGCGGCAAGACCGCCGCCTTCGGCATCGGCATCCTGCACAAGTTGAATCCCGCCTGGTTTGCGGTGCAGGGCCTGGTGCTGTGCCCGACGCGCGAGCTGGCCGACCAGGTGGCCAACGAACTGCGCCGCCTGGCGCGCGGCGAAGGCAATATCAAGGTGCTCACCCTGACCGGCGGTGCGCCCATGCGCCCGCAGATCGCCTCGCTCGAACACGGCGCCCACATCGTGGTCGGCACACCGGGCCGCATCCGCGATCACCTGGGCCGCGGCAGCATCGACCTGTCGAAGGTGCAGACCCTGGTGCTGGACGAAGCGGACCGCATGACCGACATGGGTTTCTACGACGAGATCGCCGGCATCGTCAGCGCCTGCCCGTCGCGCCGCCAGACCCTGCTGTTTTCGGCGACCTATCCGGACGATATCCGGCGCGCCACCGAATCGTTCCTGAGGAACCCGGTGGAAGTGGTGGTCGAAGCCCAGCACAGCGGCGACCAGATCGAGCAGCGCTTCTATGAAGTCGGCTTCGACAACCGCGACCAGGCCGTGGGCCGCCTGCTGAAGCACTTCAAGCCGGTCTCGGCGCTGGCGTTCTGCAACACCAAGGTCCATTGCCGCGAACTGGCCGACGAATTGCGCGCCCAGGGCTTTTCGGCGCTGGCGCTGTACGGCGAACTGGAACAACGCGAGCGCGACGAGATCCTGGTGTTGTTTTCCAACCGCAGTTGCTCGGTGCTGGTGGCCACCGACGTGGCCGCGCGCGGCCTCGACATCGCCAACCTGGGCGCGGTGATCAATGCCGACGTGTCGAAAGATACCGAAGTGCACATCCACCGTGTGGGCCGCACCGGCCGCGCCGGCGAATCGGGCCTGGCCCTGACCTTGTGCGCGCCGAACGAAAAGAAATGGGTCAAGCTGATCGAGCAATACCAGCACGCGCCGGTCAGCTGGCATCCGCTGGCGGAACTGGCCGACGATGGCGAAGCGGCGGCGCCGGCGCCGATGGTGACCCTGGTCATCATGGGCGGCAAGAAGGACAAGCTGCGCCCAGGCGACCTGCTGGGCGCGCTGACCGGCGACGCCGGGCTGACCAAGGAACAGGTCGGCAAGATCAATGTGTTCGAATTCATGACCTATGTGGCGCTCGACCGCCACGTGGCCGAGCAAGCCTTCCAGCGCCTCAACCTTGGCAACAAGCTCGGGCGCGACTTCGGCAACATCAAGGGCCGCAGCTTCAAGATGCGCTTTATCGACGCCTGA
- the tagH gene encoding type VI secretion system-associated FHA domain protein TagH, translating to MNTNVVLDDIETLKQAFLRGAGIPADALGSGLTPELMELMGKLLASSLQGTIDLLALRSLVKQEVKADVTMVVMRNNNPLKFFPDSQTVLTQMLRKKMPGFMEPLESIEDAYQDLRSHQKGVAAGTRASMGAMLARLKPELFETEVSGGGMMGTLIPSRRQAESWKNYKQAYHTAEAEAKDQFKTIFGPAFLAAYEKEVERSNAAGTSNG from the coding sequence ATGAATACTAACGTCGTGCTTGATGACATTGAAACACTGAAGCAGGCCTTCCTGCGTGGCGCCGGCATTCCCGCCGATGCGCTCGGTTCCGGCCTGACCCCGGAGTTGATGGAGCTGATGGGCAAGCTGCTGGCCAGCTCGCTGCAAGGCACCATCGATCTGCTGGCCCTGCGCTCCCTGGTCAAGCAAGAGGTCAAGGCCGATGTCACGATGGTGGTGATGCGCAACAATAATCCGCTCAAGTTTTTCCCGGACAGCCAGACCGTGCTGACCCAGATGCTGCGCAAGAAAATGCCCGGTTTCATGGAGCCGCTCGAGTCGATCGAGGATGCTTATCAAGACTTGCGCAGCCATCAGAAAGGCGTGGCCGCCGGCACCCGTGCCAGCATGGGCGCCATGCTGGCACGCCTGAAGCCGGAACTGTTCGAGACCGAAGTGTCGGGCGGCGGCATGATGGGCACCCTGATTCCCTCGCGCCGCCAGGCCGAGAGCTGGAAGAACTACAAGCAGGCTTACCACACGGCCGAAGCGGAAGCGAAAGACCAGTTCAAGACCATCTTCGGTCCCGCTTTCCTGGCCGCGTACGAGAAGGAAGTCGAGCGCTCGAACGCCGCCGGCACCAGCAATGGTTGA
- the earP gene encoding elongation factor P maturation arginine rhamnosyltransferase EarP — protein MSLPSDPALTLALFCRVVDNYGDIGICWRLARQLQREHGIVVTLWVDDLPSFRRICPEVDPSAALQQINGVTVRHWTTQDGEFTQADIADIVIEFFACDIPPGYIAAMAQCEPRPVWFNLEGLTAEAWVEGCHTLPSSHPRLPLTKHFFFPGFTAKTGGLMREAALDGERRQFQADATVMAAFLGQFGLTAQEMASTKISLFCYPHAPVAALFGAWQGGAQAITCLVPEGVATQAVDAFLGSASRPGAAATRGALTVRVLPFVPQPDYDRLLWACDLNFVRGEDSFVRAQWAGRPFIWHIYPQDENLHHKKLRAFLQRYAAGLDSLSALSLCWNGATQDEPDPAPLWPAFDAALPALHAHADEWQRQMLANGDLTSNLLNFAASLRSSRPG, from the coding sequence ATGTCTCTTCCTAGCGACCCCGCACTCACCCTCGCCCTGTTCTGCCGCGTCGTCGACAACTACGGCGACATCGGCATCTGCTGGCGCCTCGCGCGCCAGTTGCAGCGCGAGCACGGCATCGTGGTCACCTTGTGGGTCGACGACCTGCCCAGTTTCCGCCGCATCTGCCCCGAGGTCGATCCCAGCGCCGCCCTCCAGCAGATCAATGGCGTCACCGTGCGCCACTGGACCACCCAGGATGGCGAGTTCACGCAAGCCGACATCGCCGATATCGTCATCGAATTTTTCGCCTGCGACATCCCGCCCGGCTACATTGCCGCCATGGCCCAGTGCGAGCCGCGCCCGGTCTGGTTCAACCTCGAAGGCTTGACCGCCGAGGCGTGGGTCGAAGGCTGCCACACCTTGCCGTCATCCCATCCGCGCCTGCCGCTGACCAAGCACTTTTTCTTCCCGGGCTTTACCGCCAAAACCGGCGGCCTGATGCGCGAAGCGGCGCTCGACGGCGAACGCCGCCAGTTCCAGGCAGATGCCACCGTGATGGCCGCTTTTCTCGGCCAGTTCGGCCTAACGGCGCAGGAGATGGCATCGACAAAAATCTCGCTGTTTTGCTACCCGCACGCCCCCGTCGCCGCCTTGTTCGGCGCCTGGCAGGGTGGAGCGCAAGCCATCACCTGCCTGGTGCCGGAAGGCGTGGCGACGCAAGCGGTCGACGCCTTCCTGGGATCGGCGTCCAGGCCCGGCGCGGCAGCCACCCGTGGCGCGCTGACGGTGCGCGTGCTGCCCTTCGTGCCCCAGCCCGACTACGACCGCCTGCTGTGGGCTTGCGACCTCAACTTCGTGCGCGGGGAAGACTCTTTCGTGCGTGCCCAGTGGGCCGGCCGCCCCTTCATCTGGCACATCTATCCGCAAGATGAAAACCTGCACCACAAAAAACTGCGTGCCTTCCTGCAACGCTACGCAGCGGGGTTGGACAGCCTGTCCGCGCTGTCGCTGTGCTGGAATGGCGCCACACAAGACGAACCCGATCCGGCGCCCCTCTGGCCCGCTTTCGACGCCGCGCTGCCCGCCTTGCATGCGCATGCCGACGAATGGCAGCGCCAGATGTTGGCAAACGGCGATCTCACCAGTAATTTGCTGAACTTTGCCGCTTCGCTTAGGTCATCGCGCCCCGGATAA
- a CDS encoding elongation factor P has protein sequence MKPAKEIRVGNIIMVDSKPMIVLRSDVNGSSRTGFTYKWKMKNLLNNSPMENVFRGDDKFDVVVLDKKPVTYSYFADPLFVFMDTEYNQYEIEEENLGDALHYLKDGMECEAVFYDGKAISVELPTTIARKVAYSEPAVKGNTSGNVLKEAKLENAIEAHSHSVQVPLFVSTDDVIEIDTRTNEYKRVVRN, from the coding sequence ATGAAACCTGCAAAAGAAATTCGTGTTGGCAACATCATTATGGTTGACAGCAAGCCTATGATCGTGTTGCGTTCCGATGTCAACGGCTCGAGCCGCACGGGCTTCACCTACAAATGGAAGATGAAGAATCTTCTGAACAACAGCCCGATGGAAAACGTGTTCCGCGGCGACGACAAGTTCGACGTCGTCGTGCTGGACAAGAAGCCGGTGACTTACTCGTATTTCGCCGATCCGCTGTTCGTCTTCATGGATACCGAGTACAACCAGTACGAAATCGAAGAAGAAAACCTGGGCGATGCACTGCATTACCTGAAGGACGGCATGGAATGCGAAGCCGTGTTCTACGACGGCAAGGCCATCTCGGTCGAGCTGCCAACCACGATCGCACGCAAGGTTGCTTACTCCGAGCCAGCGGTCAAGGGCAATACGTCGGGCAACGTCCTGAAAGAAGCCAAGCTGGAAAACGCCATCGAAGCGCACAGCCACTCGGTTCAGGTGCCACTGTTCGTCAGCACCGACGACGTCATCGAAATCGATACCCGCACCAACGAATACAAGCGCGTCGTTCGTAACTGA
- a CDS encoding TssQ family T6SS-associated lipoprotein: MNRTRHFLIFAMLAGGLALSGCATDPPAKTSAATPRPPAPRPPTPRPPPPVVPSAPAASADQVALNEGIELYNQGAYNEAIKRLSAADISAGSKANQVAAHKYIAFSYCVTSRPVPCRQHFDKAFKLDPAFALAPGESGHPLWGPVFAKAKKAK, translated from the coding sequence ATGAACCGAACCCGACACTTTCTGATTTTCGCCATGCTGGCCGGCGGCCTCGCGCTGTCCGGCTGCGCCACCGATCCGCCTGCCAAGACGAGCGCGGCAACGCCGCGCCCGCCGGCGCCGCGCCCGCCCACGCCACGTCCGCCGCCGCCGGTGGTGCCATCGGCGCCGGCCGCCAGCGCCGACCAGGTGGCGCTGAACGAAGGCATCGAACTGTATAACCAGGGCGCGTACAACGAGGCCATCAAGCGTCTCAGCGCGGCCGACATCAGCGCCGGCTCCAAGGCCAACCAGGTTGCCGCGCACAAGTACATCGCGTTCAGCTACTGCGTGACCTCGCGCCCGGTCCCGTGCCGCCAGCACTTCGACAAAGCCTTCAAGCTCGATCCCGCGTTCGCGCTGGCGCCGGGCGAAAGCGGCCATCCGCTGTGGGGTCCGGTGTTCGCCAAGGCGAAAAAAGCCAAATAG
- a CDS encoding substrate-binding periplasmic protein: MASARTVTALLAAAVLLASAQARACSRPLNMVSEEWPPYSFTNEDNLQTGLDMDMAKAILKEAGCTLVTAPPLPTVRRMLLFERGDFNLMLAATDTPERRRFARFSDAYRNETVALFVLARDYARYAAIGGMAALARGESAVLVPRVGWYGTDFAHAAPGLRASGRLFDFGTFEQGVRMLGAGRAPLIMGDRAAVLYEAQRQKLVLRQLPFVVHQAPVHLMLSRASTTQDDLARVNAAIARLEKNGTLQALRERYGLR; encoded by the coding sequence ATGGCGTCTGCGCGCACTGTAACGGCGTTGCTGGCCGCCGCCGTCCTGCTCGCGAGCGCGCAGGCGCGCGCCTGCAGCCGGCCGCTGAACATGGTCAGCGAGGAATGGCCGCCCTACTCCTTCACCAACGAAGACAATCTCCAGACCGGCCTCGATATGGACATGGCCAAGGCCATCCTCAAGGAAGCCGGCTGCACCCTGGTGACGGCGCCGCCGCTGCCGACGGTGCGGCGCATGCTGCTGTTCGAGCGCGGCGACTTCAACCTGATGCTGGCCGCCACCGACACACCCGAGCGGCGCCGTTTCGCGCGCTTTTCCGACGCCTACCGCAACGAGACGGTGGCGCTGTTCGTGCTGGCGCGCGACTATGCGCGCTACGCCGCCATCGGCGGCATGGCGGCGCTGGCGCGTGGCGAGAGCGCCGTGCTGGTGCCGCGCGTGGGCTGGTACGGGACCGACTTCGCGCACGCCGCACCTGGCCTGCGCGCCAGTGGACGCCTGTTCGATTTCGGCACCTTCGAGCAGGGCGTGCGCATGCTGGGCGCCGGACGCGCGCCGCTGATCATGGGCGACCGCGCCGCCGTGCTGTACGAAGCGCAGCGCCAGAAGCTGGTGCTGCGCCAGCTGCCGTTTGTCGTGCATCAGGCGCCGGTGCACCTGATGCTCAGCCGCGCCAGCACCACGCAGGACGACCTGGCGCGCGTGAACGCCGCCATCGCGCGGCTGGAGAAAAACGGCACTCTGCAAGCGCTGCGCGAACGCTACGGTTTGCGCTGA
- the gltX gene encoding glutamate--tRNA ligase yields MTVVRTRFAPSPTGYLHLGGARTALYSWAYARHFGGTFVLRIEDTDVERSTPEAVQAIIEGMQWLGLMHDEGPFYQMQRMDRYRDVLAQMLEAGTAYHCYSSKEEVDAMRERFTAAGDKPRYDGTWRPEPGKTLPAVPADREPVVRFKNPLDGDVSWDDVVKGTITISNKELDDLVIARPGGVPTYNFCVAVDDWDMQITHVLRGDDHVNNTPRQINILRAIGAPLPQYGHLPMILDHEGKKLSKRTSAVSVMDYPAKGILPEAMLNYLARLGWSHGDDEIFSMEQFCEWFNTDHLTSSAAQFDLEKLAWLNNHYIKQADNTRLAALARPRMEANGAQFDGAPDLAAALGLMKDRTNTVNDLADAAMLFYRTPQPDAALMAQHLTDAVKPVVAQFAERCATVEWTREALAAMIKEVLAANSIKMPVLAMPLRLLLTGQLQTPAIDAVLVLLGRELVLSRLKANV; encoded by the coding sequence ATGACCGTCGTCCGCACCCGTTTTGCCCCCAGCCCTACCGGCTACCTCCACCTTGGCGGCGCCCGCACCGCGCTCTACAGCTGGGCGTATGCCCGCCATTTCGGCGGCACCTTCGTGCTGCGCATCGAAGACACCGATGTCGAGCGTTCCACGCCTGAAGCGGTGCAGGCCATCATCGAGGGCATGCAGTGGCTCGGCCTGATGCATGACGAAGGCCCGTTTTACCAGATGCAGCGCATGGACCGTTACCGCGACGTGCTGGCCCAGATGCTGGAAGCGGGCACTGCCTACCACTGCTATTCGTCCAAGGAAGAAGTCGACGCCATGCGCGAGCGCTTCACGGCCGCCGGCGACAAGCCGCGCTACGACGGTACCTGGCGTCCGGAACCGGGCAAGACCTTGCCTGCGGTACCGGCCGACCGTGAGCCAGTGGTGCGCTTCAAGAACCCGCTCGACGGCGACGTCAGCTGGGATGATGTGGTCAAGGGCACGATCACGATTTCCAACAAAGAACTGGACGATCTGGTCATCGCCCGTCCGGGCGGCGTGCCGACCTATAACTTCTGCGTCGCGGTCGACGACTGGGACATGCAGATCACCCACGTGCTGCGCGGCGACGATCACGTCAATAACACTCCGCGCCAGATCAATATCCTGCGCGCCATCGGTGCGCCGCTGCCGCAGTACGGTCACCTGCCGATGATCCTCGATCATGAAGGCAAAAAGCTGTCCAAGCGCACTTCCGCTGTCAGCGTCATGGATTACCCGGCGAAAGGCATCTTGCCTGAAGCGATGTTGAACTACCTGGCCCGTCTGGGCTGGAGCCATGGCGATGATGAAATCTTTTCGATGGAGCAGTTCTGCGAGTGGTTCAACACCGATCATCTGACCAGTTCCGCCGCCCAGTTCGACCTGGAAAAACTGGCTTGGCTGAACAACCACTATATCAAGCAGGCCGACAACACCCGTCTGGCCGCGCTGGCGCGTCCGCGGATGGAAGCGAACGGCGCCCAGTTCGACGGTGCGCCTGATCTGGCCGCGGCGCTGGGCCTGATGAAGGACCGCACCAACACCGTCAACGACCTGGCCGATGCGGCCATGCTGTTCTACCGCACGCCACAGCCGGACGCGGCCTTGATGGCCCAGCACCTGACCGACGCCGTCAAGCCGGTCGTAGCCCAGTTCGCCGAGCGTTGCGCCACGGTCGAGTGGACCCGCGAAGCGCTGGCGGCGATGATCAAGGAAGTGCTTGCCGCTAACAGCATCAAGATGCCGGTGCTGGCGATGCCGCTGCGCCTCTTGCTGACCGGCCAGCTGCAGACGCCGGCCATCGATGCGGTGCTGGTGCTGCTGGGCCGTGAACTGGTTCTGTCACGCCTGAAAGCCAACGTTTAA
- a CDS encoding PP2C family protein-serine/threonine phosphatase, producing MVERNPIRLAWTRISEIGMRASNQDAVGEAQHGDISCFIIADGAGGHEGGEVAAKIVVESMLEKFASVPAFGAHALLSYTAHAIASVAKNKQIHAENHDMSATVAALLVDQANAHALWAHLGDTRIYLFRDTKLVSATRDHSLTQQLIDAGYARADQLRIHPQRNILFAAVGAEGETPVALGDGPVQLLDGDALLVCSDGLWEWVHEDEMERTLAEAGNSEQWLTAMCALAEAALEGSDRVRDNFSAYAIRVEREVV from the coding sequence ATGGTTGAGCGCAACCCGATCCGCCTGGCCTGGACACGCATCAGTGAAATCGGCATGCGCGCCAGCAATCAGGACGCTGTCGGCGAAGCCCAGCACGGCGATATTTCCTGCTTCATCATCGCCGACGGCGCCGGCGGACACGAGGGCGGCGAGGTGGCCGCGAAGATCGTGGTCGAGTCGATGCTGGAAAAATTTGCCTCGGTTCCCGCCTTCGGGGCCCATGCTTTGCTGTCCTACACGGCCCACGCCATCGCAAGTGTGGCGAAAAACAAACAGATTCATGCCGAAAATCATGACATGAGCGCCACCGTGGCCGCCCTGCTGGTGGACCAGGCCAATGCCCATGCTTTATGGGCGCATCTGGGCGATACCCGCATCTACCTGTTCCGCGACACAAAGCTGGTCAGCGCCACGCGCGACCATAGCCTGACCCAGCAACTGATCGACGCCGGCTATGCGCGCGCCGACCAGCTGCGCATCCATCCCCAGCGCAACATCCTGTTCGCCGCCGTCGGCGCCGAAGGCGAAACCCCGGTCGCGCTCGGCGATGGCCCGGTCCAGCTGCTCGACGGCGACGCCTTGCTGGTGTGCAGCGACGGCCTGTGGGAATGGGTGCACGAAGACGAGATGGAACGCACCCTGGCCGAAGCGGGCAATAGCGAGCAATGGCTGACCGCCATGTGCGCGCTGGCCGAGGCGGCCCTGGAAGGCAGCGACAGAGTACGCGACAATTTCTCCGCGTACGCCATCCGCGTCGAGAGAGAGGTCGTATGA
- a CDS encoding methyltransferase, with protein MQAEHTADAPARIHWTEEGQPRSARWRSESGMPPPKKVVIADDKTPADVAYRLACEGTALLWRGDFHNARQLLQALARRADHKGGRARAPKVPASPADAFHLHRQAQSQRARTLAMLLLPFEADYSVPLRRAPDVKQACNEAYGRGDEPFVASMRELLGLIGAHEWRKNGVEIAALGARIHPHYGVFSPIRGEYVALVADAPLPPACALAFDIGTGTGVLAALLAQRGVGRVVATDMDARALSCARENLQRLGVSDSVEVVQADLFPEGRANLVVCNPPWLPGRPSSSIEYAVYDPDSRMLKGFLNGLAAHLAQGGEGWLILSDLAEHLGLRPREQLLALIAAGGLQVIERHDVRPTHPRAADPSDPLHAARAAELTSLWRLRAL; from the coding sequence ATGCAAGCTGAACACACTGCCGACGCCCCGGCGCGCATCCACTGGACCGAAGAAGGCCAGCCGCGTTCCGCGCGCTGGCGCTCCGAGAGCGGCATGCCGCCGCCGAAAAAAGTCGTCATCGCCGACGACAAAACCCCCGCCGACGTGGCCTACCGCCTCGCCTGCGAAGGCACCGCCCTGCTCTGGCGCGGCGACTTCCACAACGCGCGCCAGCTGCTGCAGGCGCTGGCGCGGCGCGCCGACCATAAAGGCGGACGCGCCAGGGCGCCCAAGGTCCCCGCCTCGCCGGCCGACGCCTTCCACCTGCACCGCCAGGCCCAGTCGCAGCGCGCGCGCACCCTGGCCATGCTGCTGCTGCCGTTCGAGGCCGACTACAGCGTGCCGCTGCGGCGCGCGCCGGACGTGAAGCAAGCCTGCAACGAAGCCTACGGCCGCGGCGACGAACCGTTCGTGGCATCGATGCGCGAACTGCTTGGCCTGATCGGCGCCCACGAGTGGCGCAAGAACGGGGTCGAGATCGCCGCGCTGGGCGCGCGCATCCACCCCCACTACGGCGTGTTTTCACCGATCCGCGGCGAGTACGTGGCGCTGGTGGCCGACGCGCCGCTGCCGCCCGCCTGCGCGCTGGCCTTCGATATCGGCACCGGCACCGGCGTGCTGGCGGCCCTGCTGGCGCAGCGCGGCGTGGGGAGGGTGGTGGCCACCGACATGGATGCGCGCGCCCTCTCCTGCGCGCGCGAAAACCTGCAGCGCCTCGGCGTGTCAGACTCTGTCGAGGTGGTCCAGGCCGACCTGTTCCCCGAGGGCCGCGCCAACCTCGTGGTATGCAATCCGCCCTGGTTGCCGGGGCGCCCGAGCTCCTCGATCGAATACGCGGTCTACGATCCGGACAGCCGCATGCTCAAGGGCTTTTTGAACGGCCTGGCGGCCCACCTGGCACAAGGCGGCGAGGGTTGGCTGATCCTGTCCGACCTGGCCGAGCACCTCGGCCTGCGCCCGCGCGAGCAGCTGCTGGCGCTGATCGCGGCCGGCGGCCTGCAAGTGATCGAGCGCCACGACGTGCGTCCCACCCATCCGCGCGCGGCCGATCCGAGCGACCCGCTGCACGCCGCGCGCGCCGCCGAACTGACATCGCTATGGCGTCTGCGCGCACTGTAA
- a CDS encoding serine/threonine-protein kinase has product MNAHAPGSENCLPIGTRLADFEITGVLGEGGFGIVYMAFDHSLQRSVALKEYMPGVLATRASDHSIMVRAERHQETFNVGLKSFINEARFLAQFDHPSLVKVHRFWEQNRTAYTAMQYYDGRTIKDIVTQSPELVTEVWCKKVMKQILDALEMLYTMKILHRDVSPDNIIVQESGDAVLLDFGSARQIIGDRTRGLTVILKPGYAPVEQYAGDASLDQGPYTDIYALAAVMFFAIVKEPPATSIARMVRDPVKPLAERGLPGYSQEFLAAIDKGLAVLAQDRPQTIDAFRDLLGIEAGGEAPRARPTGPAQRFATLDRLPDAAAGAAAAAPAAAAQQSPATGPVKPNLSKPASGAPRPDGQARSSRRPKPETAEKPVKPAKPARKGLPPWTGIAASGVVMVAAIAVGLYSLLSKPSDTIMVAPPQQPPAVADASALPPPAAQTPVAAVATPAEAPVAADNASAAVPAPAEAVAAADVLADPAADAAPETFNYKLSIKPWGTIYVDGKEAGVTPPLKKLTLPAGKHKIRIANPGFQDFLLSIDASKNKSHTIEHDFTAQPK; this is encoded by the coding sequence ATGAACGCCCACGCCCCCGGCTCCGAAAACTGCCTGCCGATCGGCACCAGGCTGGCCGACTTCGAAATCACCGGCGTGCTCGGTGAAGGCGGCTTCGGCATCGTCTACATGGCATTCGACCATTCGCTGCAGCGCAGCGTGGCCCTGAAAGAATACATGCCTGGTGTGCTGGCCACGCGCGCCAGCGACCACAGCATCATGGTGCGCGCCGAACGGCACCAGGAAACCTTCAACGTGGGGCTGAAAAGCTTCATCAACGAAGCGCGCTTCCTGGCCCAGTTCGACCACCCGTCGCTGGTCAAGGTCCACCGTTTCTGGGAACAGAACCGCACCGCCTACACGGCCATGCAGTATTACGATGGCCGCACCATCAAGGATATCGTCACCCAGAGTCCGGAACTGGTGACCGAAGTGTGGTGCAAGAAGGTGATGAAGCAGATTCTCGACGCCCTCGAGATGCTGTACACCATGAAGATCCTGCACCGCGACGTGTCGCCGGATAACATCATCGTGCAGGAAAGCGGCGACGCCGTGCTGCTCGACTTCGGCTCGGCGCGCCAGATCATCGGCGACCGCACGCGCGGCCTGACCGTGATCCTGAAACCCGGCTACGCGCCGGTGGAACAGTACGCCGGCGACGCCTCGCTCGACCAGGGACCGTACACCGACATTTACGCGTTGGCCGCGGTGATGTTTTTTGCCATCGTCAAGGAACCGCCCGCGACCTCGATCGCGCGCATGGTGCGCGATCCGGTCAAGCCGCTGGCCGAACGCGGCCTGCCCGGCTACAGCCAGGAATTCCTGGCGGCCATCGACAAAGGCTTGGCCGTGCTGGCCCAGGACCGTCCGCAGACCATCGACGCCTTCCGCGACCTGCTCGGCATCGAAGCCGGCGGCGAAGCGCCGCGCGCCCGCCCTACCGGCCCGGCCCAGCGCTTTGCCACGCTCGACCGCCTGCCCGATGCCGCGGCCGGCGCCGCCGCTGCCGCGCCGGCCGCTGCCGCCCAGCAATCGCCCGCCACCGGTCCGGTCAAGCCGAACCTGTCCAAGCCAGCCAGCGGCGCGCCCCGTCCGGATGGACAGGCACGCTCCTCGCGCCGTCCGAAACCGGAGACGGCCGAAAAACCGGTCAAACCGGCCAAGCCGGCCCGCAAGGGCTTGCCGCCCTGGACCGGGATTGCCGCCTCGGGCGTGGTGATGGTGGCCGCGATCGCGGTCGGCCTGTATTCGCTGCTGTCCAAGCCGTCCGATACGATCATGGTCGCGCCGCCCCAGCAGCCGCCTGCGGTGGCCGACGCTTCCGCCCTGCCGCCGCCAGCGGCCCAAACACCGGTGGCAGCCGTTGCCACCCCGGCCGAGGCGCCGGTGGCCGCCGACAACGCGAGCGCGGCCGTCCCCGCGCCGGCCGAGGCTGTCGCCGCCGCCGATGTGCTGGCCGACCCGGCCGCCGATGCGGCGCCCGAAACGTTCAACTATAAATTGTCGATCAAGCCATGGGGCACGATCTATGTCGACGGCAAGGAGGCGGGTGTCACGCCGCCCCTGAAAAAGCTGACCTTGCCGGCCGGAAAACACAAGATCCGGATCGCCAATCCCGGTTTCCAGGATTTCCTGTTGAGTATCGACGCCAGCAAAAACAAGTCACACACGATTGAACATGATTTCACAGCGCAGCCCAAATAA